The following are encoded in a window of Rosa chinensis cultivar Old Blush chromosome 4, RchiOBHm-V2, whole genome shotgun sequence genomic DNA:
- the LOC112198427 gene encoding cytochrome P450 86B1 — MMTMISNLTSLISSASEANPAVAANLVPRQLFFLHDIQILELFVALCVFVIIHSLRQKKHHGLPVWPLLGMLPSMALVIGSQTNNLYEWLTQVLCRQNGTFTFSGPWFSSLHCIITSDPRNLEHLLKTKFSIFPKGPYFRDTVRDLLGDGIFSADDETWQRQRKTASLEFHSAKFRQLTVESLLELVHRRLLPVLEDSIKNSFAPIDLQDVLLRLTFDNVCMIAFGVDPGCLRPGLPQIPFAQAFEDATEATVMRFVTPACLWKAMRYFNLGAEKKLKMSIKGVDKFADDVIGTRKKELMDTTSSLGDHKQRSDLLTVFMRSRDEKGEGFTDKFLRDICVNFILAGRDTSSVALSWFFWLLHIHPEVEHNILQELRTIVDARSTNDNVTELVFSAEEIKKMDYLQAALSETLRLYPSVPVDHKEVVEDDVFPDGTILKKGTKVIYAIYSMGRMESIWGKDCREYKPERWLNPKDGRFMSESAYKFTAFNGGPRLCLGKDFAYYQMKFVAASIIHRYHVKVVDNHPIVPKLALTMYMKHGLKVTLNRRT; from the exons ATGATGACAATGATCAGCAATCTCACCTCCCTCATCTCCTCCGCTTCTGAAGCTAACCCCGCCGTTGCCGCAAACTTAGTCCCCCGGCAACTCTTTTTCCTCCACGACATCCAAATCTTGGAGCTCTTTGTGGCTCTATGTGTTTTCGTGATAATACACTCCCTGAGGCAAAAGAAGCACCATGGTTTACCCGTTTGGCCTCTGCTCGGAATGTTGCCCTCCATGGCTCTTGTCATCGGATCCCAAACCAACAACCTCTACGAGTGGCTCACACAAGTTCTCTGCCGCCAAAACGGTACCTTCACATTCAGTGGCCCTTGGTTTAGCAGCCTCCACTGCATCATCACTTCCGACCCTCGAAACTTGGAGCACCTTCTCAAGACCAAGTTCTCTATCTTCCCCAAAGGCCCTTATTTCCGTGACACGGTCCGTGATCTCCTCGGAGACGGGATATTCAGCGCTGACGATGAGACATGGCAGCGACAGAGGAAGACGGCCAGCCTCGAGTTCCACTCCGCCAAGTTCCGGCAATTGACTGTAGAATCCTTGTTGGAGCTGGTCCACAGGCGGCTTCTACCCGTATTAGAGGACTCCATCAAAAACTCATTTGCCCCAATCGACCTCCAAGACGTTCTTTTGAGGTTGACGTTTGATAATGTGTGCATGATAGCATTTGGGGTTGACCCCGGTTGCTTGAGACCCGGATTACCCCAAATACCATTTGCTCAGGCGTTTGAGGACGCCACCGAAGCAACGGTGATGCGCTTTGTGACACCAGCGTGTCTGTGGAAGGCCATGAGGTACTTCAACTTGGGGGCAGAGAAGAAGCTCAAGATGTCCATAAAAGGAGTGGATAAGTTCGCAGACGATGTGATTGGGACAAGGAAGAAAGAACTCATGGATACTACTAGTTCCCTTGGTGATCATAAGCAAAGATCGGACCTGTTGACGGTGTTTATGAGGTCGAGAGATGAGAAGGGAGAAGGGTTCACTGACAAGTTCTTAAGGGATATATGCGTCAATTTTATACTGGCAGGGAGAGACACTTCATCAGTGGCGTTAAGCTGGTTCTTCTGGCTGCTTCATATCCATCCGGAGGTGGAACACAATATTCTTCAAGAACTACGCACCATAGTGGATGCAAGATCAACGAATGATAATGTAACCGAACTGGTTTTCTCGGCGgaagagataaagaagatggaTTATCTTCAGGCTGCTCTATCAGAAACTCTGAGGTTGTACCCTTCAGTTCCAGTGGATCACAAGGAG GTTGTTGAAGATGACGTATTTCCAGATGGAACAATACTGAAGAAGGGAACTAAAGTGATCTATGCAATTTACAGCATGGGGCGAATGGAGTCAATATGGGGAAAGGACTGCAGGGAGTACAAGCCGGAGAGATGGTTAAACCCAAAAGATGGCCGGTTCATGAGTGAGTCTGCCTACAAATTCACCGCCTTCAATGGCGGTCCTCGCCTCTGCTTGGGAAAAGATTTTGCTTATTATCAAATGAAATTTGTCGCTGCCTCCATCATCCATCGCTACCATGTGAAGGTGGTCGATAATCACCCCATTGTACCAAAGCTAGCATTGACAATGTACATGAAGCATGGATTGAAAGTCACCCTCAATAGGCGTACGTGA